In Streptomyces rapamycinicus NRRL 5491, the genomic stretch AGCCCGAGGAGGAGTTCGTGGCCACGCTTGACCTGGGCCGCGATCCGCTCGCCGTCGACCGGCCGGGCGGCGGCTGCGGACGAGGGATTGTCCAGGTCGATGCCGCCGGATGCGCCGTAGTCGTTGCGGGAGGCGTCGCGGGGCGCGATGTATCCGATGGGCAGCCGGGCGGCGCGCGCGGAGAGGCCGGGGAGGAACGCGATGGCGGCGATGGCGACCGCCGCGCAGACGGCCGCGGTGCCCGCCGCGCTGGTGTCGGTCATGATCTGGCAGAAGGTGGCCAGGGTGCCGAAGGCCGAGAGGACGACGGCGGCGACGAACGGAGCGTCACCGGACGGCATGGCGGCGACCATGGCGACCGACACGATCAGGACGGCGACACAACCGAGCAGGAACTGCAGCCGTCCGATGCCCTCGCCCGCCTCCAGCGCCAGGACCCCGGATCCGCCGATCATCACGTGCGGCAGCGCCGCGAGGCCGAGGGCGATGGCGGAGGCCCGGTCGTCGTAGACCCGGGCCCGTACGCCGGCGAAGACCGCGAGCAGCAGACCGACGCCATCGGCGATGACGCCCGGCAGGCCGTGCATGTCGTGCTTGACCGGATCGGCGAACCACAGGACGAATCCCATGAAGATCAAGAGCAGCGCGCCGCCGAAGAGTCCGCAGGCCCGCAGGTAGCGGGCGTTCCACAGGGCGTGGTCACCGGCCACCGTCGAGGCGATCGCGTCGGAGACGTCGTCGCGCACGACGGGCGGGAGGGACTGTGCGAAGGGGCGCATGGACAGCACGTCCCCGTCCAGCACGCGCTGCGCCGCGAGGGAGCGGGCGCCGTCCAGGACGGTGCCGTCGCGACGCACGAAGTGGTAGCCGACCGGCGTCCCCGTGGGCTGGGTCTGGCCGGTCAGCCTGAGCATCTCCGGATACAGGTCCGCAAGGGCTATGTCGTCGGGGAGGGCGACGTCGATGCGGCTGTCGGGTGCGACGACCGTCACTCGGCAGAAACCGGTCGATGTGGTCGAACTCACCTGCGGGGCCCTCTCATTAGCGTCTCGCCGCGTCTTCCGTCCGGACGCGCTCATGTCTGGCAGTGTGCGAGAGGTCACCCTACCGGGCGCCAATTGCCTTCCCGACACGTAGGATCGGTTCGTTGCCGGGTAGGTGCCGCAATGACGCGCGGCAAGCGTGCGTGCGGGCCCTCAGCAGGTCCTCAATTGTTCAGTCCGCATCGGGGGATAGACAGGCCGATGAGCCAGATCATCGTGAAACGTCCACCTCGGGAGACTCCTCCCGAGATGCCCGCGGATGAACTCCGACTCGAATCCCCTCCCGAGTTGCCTCGCGGCGATCGGGAAGGCATGGCGATGCAATTGCTGCCCATGCTCGGCATGGGCTCGTCGGTGGTCTTCTTCTTCATGCCGAATTCGGCACCGTTCATGAAGATCATGGGCGTGATGATGTTGCTGTCGACCGTATCGATGGTCATCGCACAGGCGATCCGGTATCGCAAAGGCGCGCAGGGCGAGGCGGTGGAGGGCCGCCGCGACTATCTCAAGTACCTCGCGAAGACCCGGCGGAGGGTGCAGCGTACGGCGCGCACACAGCGCGATGCGCAGTTCTTTCTCCACCCCTCCCCCGAGCAGTTGTGGTCGCTGGTGGCGGAGGGCAGCCGGCTGTGGGAGCGGCGGATCACCGACGACGACTTCGTGCAGGTGCGGATCGGGCTCGGGCCGCAGGAGCTGTGGACCCCGCTGGTGGCGCCGGATACCGCCCCGGTCGAGGAGTTGGAGCCGCTGTCGGCTGGGGCCATGCAGCAGTTCCTGGCGGTCCACCGGTCGCTGGACGGCATGCCGATGGCCGTCAGTCTGAGGGCTTTCTACCACATGACGGTCTCCGGCGAGCCGGAGACGACCCTGGAGACGAGCCGGGCGCTGGTGGCGAGCCTGGCCGCGCTGCACTCGCCCGAGGACCTGGTGATCGCGGTGGTGGCCGCGGCGGGTGCCACGGAGGGGTGGGACTGGGTCAAGTGGCTGCCGCACACCCAGGTGCCGGGGTCGGTGGACGGAGCCGGAACGAAGCGGCTGTTCAGCGACAATCTGGCCGAGGTCGAGGACTTGCTGAAGAGCCGTCTGGAGGGCCGTTCGCGGTTCAACCGGGACGGGCAGCCGCTGTTGGACGCGCCGCATGTGGTGGTGATCCTGGACGGTGGTCTGGTGCCGCCCGACTCGCTGCTGGCCGCCCAGGAGGGGTTGCAGGGCGTGACGGTGCTGGAGGTCATCCGTGGCGGTCTGGACGAGCTGCGCGGCGGCCTGTCGCTGATCGTGCGGCCGGGGCTGCTGCGGGTGGAGTCGGCCTCGGCCGTGTACGAGGGCGTTCCGGACACCCTGTCGCTGGCCGGCGCCGAGGCGCTGGCGCGGCAGCTCGCCCCGCTGCGGGTCTCGGCCGGCGGCGGGGACGATGAGCCGCTGCTGACCAACCTGGAGTTCACCGATCTGCTCAACCTGGGCGACGCGGCGTCCATCGACCCCGTGGTCACCTGGCGGCCCCGCTCGACGGCGGAACGGCTGCGCGTTCCGATCGGGGTCGGGGAGAGCGGTGCCCCGGTCATGCTCGACCTGAAGGAGGCGGCCCAGGAGGGCATGGGCCCGCACGGCCTGTGCGTCGGCGCGACCGGCTCAGGAAAGTCGGAGCTGCTGCGGACGCTGGTGCTCGGCCTGGCGGTTACGCACTCGTCCGAGACGCTCAACTTCGTCCTCGCGGACTTCAAGGGCGGCGCGACCTTCTCGGGCATGGCGGAGCTGCCGCATGTCGCCGCGGTGATCACCAACCTCGCGGACGATCTGACGCTGGTCGACCGCATGCGCGACTCGATCACGGGTGAGCTTCAGCGCCGTCAGGAGCTGCTGCGCTCCGCGGGCAACTACGCCAACATGCACGACTACGAGAAGGCGCGCGCCGCGGGCACCCCGCTGGAGCCGCTGGCCTCCCTGGTCCTGGTCATCGACGAGTTCAGCGAGCTGCTGACGGCCAAGCCCGACTTCATCGAGATGTTCATCCAGATCGGCCGCATCGGCCGGTCGCTCGGGGTGCATCTGCTGCTGGCCTCTCAGCGCCTCGAAGAGGGCCGGCTGCGGGGCCTGGACACCTACCTGTCGTACCGCATCGGTCTGCGGACGTTCTCCGCCGCCGAGTCCCGTACGGCGCTCGGCGTTCCGGACGCCTATCACCTGCCGTCGGTGCCCGGATCGGGGTATCTGAAGTTCGGTACGGAGGAGATGGTCCGTTTCAAGGCGGCGTATGTGTCCGGGCCCTACCGTTCGTCCACCTCAACCGTGGTGGGCAGCGGCCCCATCCCGACCGACCGCCGTCCGGTGCTGTTCAGTGCCGTCCCCGTGCCGGTCCGCTTCGCCGAGCCCGACCCCGCTTTCACCTACACGGCGGACCGCGACCGGGTGGACGACGCGCTCGCGGACACGGTGCTGGACGTCGTCGTGCACAACCTGGAGGGACGCGGTCCGGCGGCACACCAGGTGTGGCTGCCGCCGCTCACCGAGGCGTCCTCCCTGGACCAGCTGATGCCCCAGCTCGCCGTCTCGCCGGAGCGCGGTCTGCATGCCGGCGGCTACGCCCGCAGCGGTGGTCTGTGCGTACCGATCGGCATGGTGGACAAGCCGTTCGAACAGCGGCGGGAGATCTTCTACCGGGACTTCTCCGGCGCACAGGGCCATATGCTGATCGTCGGCGGTCCGCGGTCCGGTAAGTCGACCGCCGTGCGCACCCTGCTCGGATCCTTCGCGCTCACCCACACCCCGCACGAGGTCCAGTTCTACGGCCTGGATTTCGGCGGTGGCGGCATGATCGCGGTCGAGGGGCTGCCGCACATCGGCGGAGTCGCCTCACGTCTGGACCCGGAGAAGATCCGCCGCACGATCGCCGAGGTGACCGGCGTGCTGAACCGGCGCGAGGAGTTCTTCCGGGACAACAACATCGACTCCATCGGCACCTACCGTCAGCTTCGTGCCTCCGGGCAGCTGCCGGGCGAGCCATGGGGCGACATCTTCTTGGTGATCGACGGCTGGCAGTCCTTCAAGACCGACTACGAGATGCTCGAGCCGATCGTCGCCGACATCGCCACGCGCGGTCTGGGACTCGGGGTGCATCTCATCGTCACGGTCACGCGCTATATGGAAATGCGAGCGGCGCTCAAGGATCAGTTCCTCGCCCGGCTGGAGCTGCGGCTCGGTGACCCGATGGACTCCGAACTCGACCGTAAGGTCGCCGCGAATGTGCCCATGGGCGCCCCCGGCCGCGGCCTCACCCCGGAGAAGCTGCACTTCCTGGGCGGTCTGCCGCGTATCGACGGTACGTCGGGCAACGCCGACGACCTGGCCGAAGCGACCGCCGCGTTCGTCAGGGCGTCGGTGGACAACTGGCCTGGTCCGCACGCACCGCAGGTGAGGATGTTGCCGCGGACGCTGTCGGTCCGGGAGATCCCGTCCGGTCATGAGCAGCCGGAGCGGGGCATCGCGATCGGCATCGACGAGATGAACCTCGAGCCGGTCTTCATCGACTTCGACACCGACCCCTTCTTCGCCGTCTACGGCGAGTCGGAGTCAGGGAAGACGGCTCTGCTGCGTCTGCTCATCAAGCAGATCACCGAGCGCTACGGACCCGAGGAGGGGCTGTTCGTGGTCGGCGACTACCGGCGCAGTCTGCTGGAAGTCGTGCCACAGCCGCATCTGGTCGGCTACGGCACGACACAGAACGCCTTCGAGAAGTACATCGCCGACATGAACACCCTCATCAGCCAGCGTATCCCGGGGACGGATGTCACCCCGCAGCAGCTGCGCAACCGGAGTTGGTGGTCGGGGCCGCGGGCCTTCATCGTGGTGGACGACTACGACCTGGTCGCCACCTCCTCCGGTAACCCGATGTCCGAGCTGGTGGACAACCTGCCGTACGCGCGGGACGCGGGCGTCAACATCATCGTGGCGCGGACGACGGCCGGCGCGGGGCGCTCGTCGTACGAGCCGTTCATGCAGCGGTTCAAGGAGCTGGGCGCGCAGGGCGTCGTGCTGTCGGGTACACCGGGTGAGGGCGAGCTGCTGGGCCAGGTCAAGGCGCGTCCGTTGCCGCCGGGGCGGGGCGTCTTCGTCTCACGGCGCGGCGGGGCGTCGCTGGTCCAGACGGCGTGGGTGCCGTCAGTGGACTGAGGCGGGATGACGGGCTACGGCCCGGGCTACGGCCAGGCCTGAAAGCAGTGCAGGGCTCGTACGGACCCGGGCCGCCCCGGTCGTACGAGCCCTGCACTGCCGCTCAGCGAGCGCTGCTCGAGCCGCTCACAGCTCCCTGACCAGCCGAGCGGCCACCTTGAGCGGGACTGAAGGGTACTGGCGCCTGACCTCGAGGAGAGCGCGCCCCACACCCCTCGTCTCCCGGATCCGCAGCACGGCCGCACAGTCCACGGAGCCGCGAAACTCCTCGAACGACGCGAAGTTCCCGGCGTACCAGGCCTGCTCCTGCCGCTCCTTATGCCGCCTCGCCAGCAACTCGGCGGTCGCCGGGCAGAGGACCACAAGCGCGAAGAGGAGGCAGATCACCGGGATCGGAGGGAGGCCGATGGCCCAGTCGGTGAGCAATGGCAGCATCAGCCACACAAATGACGCCACCCCGACGGCCCAGAGGGCGACGCGCGGTCCGTACACAGGCTCTCCTCAGATCGTCATGTCGGGCACGTCAGGCCGTGCCCACCGGCCAATGGCCCTTCGGAAACGCGCTGTTGTCGTTGGCATTGCTCTGCAGGTCGGCCATGGCCTTGGCCTGGTCACCCAGCACGCCCAGCAGAGTAGTCACGGCGCCCGCGATGACGAGCCAGCCGGCCACTCCTTCACCCAAGGCGGCGATCGCGGCCGGAACGGCACCGACGACGGTCGCCCCCGCGGCGATCGCGGCGGCCATGGCGGGAATGAACTGGATCAAGAAAGCAGCGATCGCTCCGTAGAATGCCACTCCCGCGATGGCAGCGGTGAGCAGGATGTCCGCGATCGAATTCGCGTTGGTCGCGACCTGGGCGGCCGCGCCCGACTGGGGGAAGACGGCGTTGGTGTACGCGTCGGCGCCCTCGCCCTTCCACTCCTTGGGGGCCTGGAGGTTGAACTTCTGGACGCTGGACGATGCGGTGGTCGCGTCGCCGTGGATGCCCTTCGCCTTCCAGCTGTTGGCATCGATGAACAAGATGACCGGGGCGACGACGCCCTCAAGGAAATGGCCGATCTTTTTGAGGATCCAGTTCACGAACTCGATGAGCTTGTTCGCCGCGGCGACAACGCCCTTCGCGACGGGGCCCGGAACGTACCAGTGATCCACCGCCCCGTTGATCTTGTTGCCGAACGTAACGAGATCCTTCGCGAGCTTTTCGAGCTTGTCCTGTATCTTCTCGATGAGCGTTTCGAACTGCGTCTGGCTGAATGCCATCGCCTTCCCCGTTTCCCCGGGCGCCGCCGGTTGCTTACTAGTAGGCGTCTTCCACGGACTTCGTGGTTTCCACTTCGTGATCGTCGTACGCCTTCGCGTTCTTGACCAGCGCGTCAGCGATTTCCGACATCCGCTTCTGCCCCTCGGAGCACCGACCCGAAAGATGGTCGATGGCATCCCCGTAGGCGCCGAAGAACATCTGGTACATGCCCAACTCAAGCCGCTCGCGTCGCAGCCCGCTTATGTTGGTCCCGACGCCGCCGATCGCCTTCGCCTGCTCATCCCACGTTCTGGCGTCGGCGCGTATCGCGTCGGTGATGACCTTGAGCTTGCTCATGGTCCTCCTTTCTCTTCGGTATCAGTCCCTGAAGTGCTGGGGGTTCTTGATGATGGCCAGAAACTCGTTCATCAGGCCGCCCACATGCAGGTTCGCGACGCCGGCCGCGCCGGGGCTCTCGGCGCTGCTTACCTTTTCCCGAGCGTTGTTCAAAGCCTCGTTCAGTGCCTGATTCAGCCGGACGACTGACTGTCCGGCAGCCCACTGAGGGTCCACCTCGCAGGAGACCAGGGCCTGCGTGGTGAGGGTGACGGCGACTCGGCGCGCGGCGGATTCGCCCTTGACCTGCGGCGGCAGGAACGAATCTGCGTCCAGTTGGTCGACGGTGTCGAATGCCGTGAGGACGTCCTCGATCGATTCGTCCACGGGCCTGCGGAGAACGTGGCGCACGTCGTGGTCGGAGATTTCGGGGAGCGGCCGGGACGGCGTCGACGACGCGGGCGAGGCGAAGTCCTCGTCGAGTTGACCGGCCCGCTCTTCCCAGCCGGACTGCTCCAGCGATCGTGACCAGCGCTCCATACGGTCGCTCATGGCGGACTCGAACGCCTCGACGACGGCGCTGCCGAGGTCCCCGGCGGGCCGTCGGCGCTGCCAGTCGGACGCGACCTTGATCACCTCGGGAAGCCCATCGGCGCCCAGGGCCACCGAGACGGCCCCCTGCGCGTCCGTTCCTTCGGAACTCCGGGGCACTTGGTCGTGCATATCCGACATCAGCTGCTGCAGATTCTCCGCGTGCTGCTGGAACTGTTGCAGTTCACGGATAATGTCCTCGCTCACGCTTCCCCCTTACTGGCCAATCGCGGAGCTATTGTGCTTTGGTGAACACCTCGCCAGAAGCGCAAGTGTGTTGCTTATTCTTGGCCCCGCACGCTAGCACGGCCGAGTAGCGGACGGACCTCCCGTAACGGCACTTCCCGATGGGTGAAACGCTGCCGCGGCGAATTCCGAACGCCATCTCCCGCGGCCCGCCATCGGACGCGCTCCGCCGGACGCTCTGAACTCATCATCGGGGCAAGGCCGTCCTGCGGCGGATCACGAACACCGCGAGAACGATCACGACGAGGACGCCGGCCCCGCCCAGAACCCACGGGAGGACACCGCTACCGCTCCCGGCGTTGGTATCGCTCGCCGAGGAGCCATCCTTGGCACCGCCTTCAGATGGGGACTGACTCTGCGACGAGGAGGGGGACGACGGGCCGCCGGCCTTTGCGGGCACCAGGGGGTTGACGTCGGCCGAGCCCGGCTTGCCCTTCTCCTCGAGGACGTTGTAGCGGGGGCGGATCGTGCCGTAGCCGATGTAGCGACTGGGAACCTTGCCCTCGGTGGGCTTTCCGGCCGTGTCCATCATCACGCGGAGCACCTGATTGCCGTTCCATGTGGGGTGCTTGGCCCAGATGAGCGCGGCGGCGCCGGAGGCGATGGCCGTGGCCTGGCTGGTGCCCCAACTGCGGCAATATCCCGGCTTTCCGTTGGTGCAACGGATCGGGATGTCCTGCCCGGGGGCGGCCAGCGCCACATCAGGCCCGGAAGTCGAGAACTTGGTCCGGCTCAGGCTCTGGTCCACGGCTGCCACCCCGGCCACTCCGTCGATGGCCGCCGGATAGGAGGCGTAGTTACCCGATTCCCCGTCGTTCCCCGTACTGGCCAACAGCAGCTTGCCGCGCTTGATCGCATATTCCACCGCTTGCCGAAGCTGACTGCCCGCACCGCCTTTGACCATGTATTCCTGGAAGCCGAGCGACATGTTGATGATCTGCGCATCGCTGTCGGCCGCATAGCGGATGGCCTTCGCGAGGGCCGGGACGCTGTTGGTTCCGGATTCCTTCGTGGACCCGAAGACGGTGATCGGAAGAATGCGCGCATCCGGCGAAACGCCCTTGACGCCCTGACCATCGCGGCCATTTCCCGCGATGAGCATCGCCATGGCCGTTCCATGGCCGTCCGGATCCTCACGGGCGTCCTTGCCCGGCTCCTTGAAGTTCTCGCCCTTGAGGACCTTCCCCCGCAGTTCCGGAGCGGACGCGTCAACCCCGCCGTCGAGGACCGCGATCGTGATGCCCTTACCGGTGCTGACCTTCCACATGCTTTCCGCCTGCATGCGGTCCAGGTACCACTGGCGCTCCCGCATGGTGTCCGCGGAGGCGGCAGGGGCGGTCAGCCCCATGATGGCGAGCAAGGACGCGAGCAGCGAGATGATCACTGTCGTCCGGCTCCGGACCTGATTGAGCGTTGTTTCCATATCGCCTGTTCGTCCTGTGCTCGCCATCATCCGCGGCCTCTGCGGAAGGGTTTTACCCAATCACGGGAGGCACGGTGCCGCGCCGACCCTCGTTCCGGGTCTCTTCGTCCCCGGTCAGCTGGTCGGGCGCGTCCCCGTCTTCCTCGCGCTGCCTCTTCTGACCCTCACCGCGCCCCGATGCCGCCGCCCCCGGCGCTCCGGGGGCCCGTCCTTCGGCCTGCCCCCGGACCAGTCCGCTCCC encodes the following:
- the eccD gene encoding type VII secretion integral membrane protein EccD translates to MSSTTSTGFCRVTVVAPDSRIDVALPDDIALADLYPEMLRLTGQTQPTGTPVGYHFVRRDGTVLDGARSLAAQRVLDGDVLSMRPFAQSLPPVVRDDVSDAIASTVAGDHALWNARYLRACGLFGGALLLIFMGFVLWFADPVKHDMHGLPGVIADGVGLLLAVFAGVRARVYDDRASAIALGLAALPHVMIGGSGVLALEAGEGIGRLQFLLGCVAVLIVSVAMVAAMPSGDAPFVAAVVLSAFGTLATFCQIMTDTSAAGTAAVCAAVAIAAIAFLPGLSARAARLPIGYIAPRDASRNDYGASGGIDLDNPSSAAAARPVDGERIAAQVKRGHELLLGLVGGCAAVVVGSSAVLGFSDGTWAQLLALAAGLAMLLRARLFRYTWQVACVLASGVISLALLILGLALNPPTSAVIDLLSGDSGPLNIRTVWLTASVAFGALILIAIALIVPKKSVTPFWGRFGDLVEGAMLLSITPLVLAVLDVYATARGLVSK
- the eccCa gene encoding type VII secretion protein EccCa, which translates into the protein MSQIIVKRPPRETPPEMPADELRLESPPELPRGDREGMAMQLLPMLGMGSSVVFFFMPNSAPFMKIMGVMMLLSTVSMVIAQAIRYRKGAQGEAVEGRRDYLKYLAKTRRRVQRTARTQRDAQFFLHPSPEQLWSLVAEGSRLWERRITDDDFVQVRIGLGPQELWTPLVAPDTAPVEELEPLSAGAMQQFLAVHRSLDGMPMAVSLRAFYHMTVSGEPETTLETSRALVASLAALHSPEDLVIAVVAAAGATEGWDWVKWLPHTQVPGSVDGAGTKRLFSDNLAEVEDLLKSRLEGRSRFNRDGQPLLDAPHVVVILDGGLVPPDSLLAAQEGLQGVTVLEVIRGGLDELRGGLSLIVRPGLLRVESASAVYEGVPDTLSLAGAEALARQLAPLRVSAGGGDDEPLLTNLEFTDLLNLGDAASIDPVVTWRPRSTAERLRVPIGVGESGAPVMLDLKEAAQEGMGPHGLCVGATGSGKSELLRTLVLGLAVTHSSETLNFVLADFKGGATFSGMAELPHVAAVITNLADDLTLVDRMRDSITGELQRRQELLRSAGNYANMHDYEKARAAGTPLEPLASLVLVIDEFSELLTAKPDFIEMFIQIGRIGRSLGVHLLLASQRLEEGRLRGLDTYLSYRIGLRTFSAAESRTALGVPDAYHLPSVPGSGYLKFGTEEMVRFKAAYVSGPYRSSTSTVVGSGPIPTDRRPVLFSAVPVPVRFAEPDPAFTYTADRDRVDDALADTVLDVVVHNLEGRGPAAHQVWLPPLTEASSLDQLMPQLAVSPERGLHAGGYARSGGLCVPIGMVDKPFEQRREIFYRDFSGAQGHMLIVGGPRSGKSTAVRTLLGSFALTHTPHEVQFYGLDFGGGGMIAVEGLPHIGGVASRLDPEKIRRTIAEVTGVLNRREEFFRDNNIDSIGTYRQLRASGQLPGEPWGDIFLVIDGWQSFKTDYEMLEPIVADIATRGLGLGVHLIVTVTRYMEMRAALKDQFLARLELRLGDPMDSELDRKVAANVPMGAPGRGLTPEKLHFLGGLPRIDGTSGNADDLAEATAAFVRASVDNWPGPHAPQVRMLPRTLSVREIPSGHEQPERGIAIGIDEMNLEPVFIDFDTDPFFAVYGESESGKTALLRLLIKQITERYGPEEGLFVVGDYRRSLLEVVPQPHLVGYGTTQNAFEKYIADMNTLISQRIPGTDVTPQQLRNRSWWSGPRAFIVVDDYDLVATSSGNPMSELVDNLPYARDAGVNIIVARTTAGAGRSSYEPFMQRFKELGAQGVVLSGTPGEGELLGQVKARPLPPGRGVFVSRRGGASLVQTAWVPSVD
- the mycP gene encoding type VII secretion-associated serine protease mycosin, coding for MIISLLASLLAIMGLTAPAASADTMRERQWYLDRMQAESMWKVSTGKGITIAVLDGGVDASAPELRGKVLKGENFKEPGKDAREDPDGHGTAMAMLIAGNGRDGQGVKGVSPDARILPITVFGSTKESGTNSVPALAKAIRYAADSDAQIINMSLGFQEYMVKGGAGSQLRQAVEYAIKRGKLLLASTGNDGESGNYASYPAAIDGVAGVAAVDQSLSRTKFSTSGPDVALAAPGQDIPIRCTNGKPGYCRSWGTSQATAIASGAAALIWAKHPTWNGNQVLRVMMDTAGKPTEGKVPSRYIGYGTIRPRYNVLEEKGKPGSADVNPLVPAKAGGPSSPSSSQSQSPSEGGAKDGSSASDTNAGSGSGVLPWVLGGAGVLVVIVLAVFVIRRRTALPR